One stretch of Saccharopolyspora erythraea DNA includes these proteins:
- a CDS encoding DUF190 domain-containing protein, whose translation MGFDGNALRLTAIVGEADTYEHRPLFDEIVRRAHRAGLAGASVFRGVEGFGVSSVIHTTRVLSLSEDLPVAVVIVDAEQRIRDFLPQLRELVAGGMVLLDHVEVVVGGREEQA comes from the coding sequence ATGGGTTTCGACGGCAACGCGTTGCGGCTGACCGCGATCGTGGGCGAGGCCGACACATACGAGCACCGGCCGCTGTTCGACGAGATCGTCCGGCGCGCCCATCGCGCCGGACTCGCCGGCGCCTCGGTCTTCCGGGGCGTGGAGGGCTTCGGCGTGTCCTCGGTGATCCACACCACGCGGGTGCTGTCGCTGAGCGAGGACCTGCCGGTCGCGGTGGTGATCGTCGACGCCGAGCAGCGGATCAGGGACTTCCTGCCGCAGCTCCGCGAACTGGTCGCCGGGGGAATGGTGCTGCTGGACCACGTCGAGGTGGTCGTCGGCGGCCGCGAGGAGCAAGCGTGA
- a CDS encoding diaminopimelate decarboxylase, translated as MSTPESSIQGAALSDIAEEFGTPLFVYDTEVLQRTYRDLRDRLPKQVDVFFSLKANPNISVCAFLGRLGAGAEVSSHAELVTALRAGVDPADVIFLGPGKKDHELRACLDAGVHAVVCESLEELTRLDRITAARGGGECIAVLRVNPSFGTKGSGLAMGGKPRQFGIDEDVIAEAKSHIVALAHVRVAGVHAYMGTRFLDQADVVHNTGQILSTAEALAGRLGVPLETVDFGGGLGVAYFDNERDLDLDALGAGMREVVEPFARRNPRCRLIMELGRYLTAMAGTYVVRAEYVKESMGEQFVVADGGTNHHMAAVGIGSFVKRNFPVRHLGAPAGAPHRRYSLTGPLCTPNDVVAKKVELPEVRPGDLLGVERSGAYGPTASPGLFLSHGYPAEVVVHRGRARLVRERDTTEDLLAKQRLVDFS; from the coding sequence ATGAGCACGCCAGAATCCAGCATCCAGGGTGCCGCGTTATCCGACATCGCCGAGGAATTCGGCACTCCGCTGTTCGTCTACGACACCGAGGTGCTGCAACGCACCTACCGCGACCTGCGCGACCGGCTCCCGAAGCAGGTCGACGTGTTCTTCTCCCTCAAAGCCAATCCCAACATCAGCGTCTGCGCTTTCCTCGGCAGGCTCGGCGCGGGCGCGGAGGTCTCCTCGCACGCCGAGCTGGTCACCGCGCTGCGAGCCGGGGTCGACCCCGCCGACGTGATCTTCCTCGGTCCGGGCAAGAAGGACCACGAGCTGCGCGCCTGCCTCGACGCGGGCGTTCACGCCGTCGTCTGCGAGTCGCTGGAGGAGCTGACCAGGCTCGACCGGATCACGGCCGCTCGTGGCGGTGGCGAGTGCATCGCCGTGCTGCGGGTGAACCCGTCGTTCGGCACCAAGGGCTCCGGCCTGGCGATGGGCGGCAAGCCGCGGCAGTTCGGCATCGACGAGGACGTGATCGCCGAGGCCAAGAGCCACATCGTGGCGCTGGCGCACGTGCGGGTCGCGGGCGTGCACGCCTACATGGGAACGCGGTTCCTGGACCAGGCCGACGTCGTGCACAACACCGGCCAGATCCTGTCCACCGCCGAAGCGCTCGCGGGCAGGCTCGGAGTTCCGCTGGAGACCGTGGACTTCGGCGGCGGTCTGGGGGTCGCCTACTTCGACAACGAACGGGACCTCGACCTCGACGCGCTCGGCGCGGGCATGCGGGAGGTCGTGGAACCGTTCGCCCGCCGCAACCCCCGCTGCCGGCTGATCATGGAGCTCGGGCGGTACCTGACCGCGATGGCCGGTACGTACGTGGTGCGGGCCGAGTACGTCAAGGAGTCCATGGGCGAGCAGTTCGTCGTCGCCGACGGCGGCACGAACCACCACATGGCGGCGGTCGGCATCGGCAGCTTCGTCAAGCGCAACTTCCCGGTCCGCCACCTCGGCGCCCCGGCCGGTGCCCCGCACCGCCGGTACTCGCTGACCGGCCCGCTGTGCACGCCCAACGACGTCGTGGCCAAGAAGGTCGAGCTTCCCGAGGTCAGGCCGGGCGACCTGCTCGGTGTCGAGCGCTCCGGCGCCTACGGCCCGACGGCGTCACCGGGCCTGTTCCTCAGCCACGGCTACCCGGCGGAGGTCGTCGTGCACCGCGGCCGCGCGCGGCTGGTGCGCGAGCGCGACACCACCGAGGACCTGCTCGCAAAGCAGCGGCTGGTGGACTTCTCATGA
- a CDS encoding GlxA family transcriptional regulator: protein MVTKNRARVSEGASRHRVAVLVRDGLLPMELGLVHQLFGQAADADGEALYELVTCALVPGPVRTDADFPIMVEHGPEALADADTVLIPASHEFDATETEGRLPEPLADALARIRPGTRIASICTGAFVLAAAGMLDGRRATTHWKSADDFRKLYPAVRLDPNVLYTDEGDVLTSAGEAAGIDLCLHMIRSDHGAAIANDVARSTVVPPHRDGGQAQFIKTPVPEPETSSTGSARAWALKNIHLQLNLSDLASKESMSTRTFTRRFREEVGISPGQWLIQQRIERARQLLEDTDIPVEQVAENAGFGTTASLRQHFQSALGVSPSAYRNTFRGTPVVEGGEPELQGAGA, encoded by the coding sequence ATGGTGACGAAGAATCGAGCCAGGGTGTCGGAGGGGGCGTCCCGGCACCGGGTCGCGGTGCTCGTCCGGGACGGGCTGCTGCCGATGGAGCTGGGCCTGGTCCACCAGCTCTTCGGGCAGGCCGCCGACGCCGACGGCGAAGCCCTGTACGAACTCGTGACCTGCGCGCTGGTGCCGGGGCCGGTGCGCACCGACGCCGACTTCCCGATCATGGTCGAGCACGGCCCGGAAGCACTGGCCGACGCCGACACCGTGCTCATCCCCGCCTCGCACGAGTTCGACGCCACCGAGACCGAGGGCAGGCTGCCCGAGCCGCTGGCCGACGCGCTGGCCAGGATCCGGCCGGGGACCCGGATCGCCTCGATCTGCACCGGCGCGTTCGTGCTCGCCGCCGCGGGCATGCTCGACGGCCGCCGCGCGACGACGCACTGGAAGTCCGCCGACGACTTCCGCAAGCTCTACCCCGCGGTTCGGCTGGACCCCAACGTCCTCTACACCGACGAGGGCGACGTGCTGACCTCGGCGGGCGAAGCCGCCGGAATCGACCTGTGCCTGCACATGATCCGCTCCGACCACGGCGCGGCCATCGCCAACGACGTGGCGCGCTCGACGGTCGTCCCGCCGCACCGCGACGGCGGCCAGGCCCAGTTCATCAAGACGCCCGTGCCCGAGCCGGAGACCTCGTCGACGGGCAGCGCCCGCGCCTGGGCGCTCAAGAACATCCACCTCCAGCTCAACCTCAGCGACCTGGCCAGCAAGGAGTCGATGAGCACCCGCACCTTCACCCGCCGGTTCCGGGAGGAGGTCGGCATCTCGCCCGGCCAGTGGCTGATCCAGCAGCGCATCGAGCGCGCCCGGCAGCTGCTGGAGGACACCGACATTCCGGTCGAGCAGGTCGCCGAGAACGCGGGCTTCGGCACCACGGCCTCTCTGCGCCAGCACTTCCAGTCGGCGCTGGGGGTGTCGCCGAGCGCCTACCGCAACACCTTCCGCGGAACCCCGGTCGTCGAGGGCGGCGAACCGGAGCTGCAGGGCGCCGGCGCATGA
- a CDS encoding LysE family translocator → MSLTLLTGFLAVMLLTYVVPGPDFAIVLRYATRSRRAGRLAAAGVLTGVCLHGTAAALGLSALLAKSATAFMVVKVVGAAYLLFLGVQALWSSRRGAPTSAPAPVEDGTRDRRAFVQGFLTNASNPKAMLFFVSLLPQFISDGMPVLPQTLLLGLITVAFGVVWWGLFVVLADRIRGFLGRPAVRRVLDRVTGVAFIGLGIRLLRTPAAAA, encoded by the coding sequence ATGTCGTTGACGCTGCTCACGGGCTTCCTGGCGGTCATGCTGCTGACCTACGTCGTACCCGGGCCGGACTTCGCGATCGTGCTCCGGTACGCGACCAGGAGCAGGCGCGCGGGCCGGCTCGCGGCGGCGGGCGTGCTGACCGGGGTGTGCCTGCACGGCACCGCGGCGGCGCTGGGGCTATCGGCCCTGCTCGCGAAGTCGGCGACGGCGTTCATGGTGGTCAAGGTGGTGGGTGCGGCCTACCTGCTGTTCCTCGGGGTGCAGGCCCTGTGGTCGTCGCGCCGCGGCGCCCCGACGTCGGCCCCGGCACCGGTCGAGGACGGCACCCGCGACCGCCGCGCGTTCGTCCAGGGCTTCCTGACCAACGCGTCCAACCCGAAGGCGATGCTGTTCTTCGTCAGCCTGTTGCCGCAGTTCATCTCCGACGGCATGCCGGTCCTGCCGCAGACCCTGCTGCTGGGCCTGATCACCGTGGCGTTCGGCGTCGTCTGGTGGGGCCTGTTCGTCGTCCTGGCCGACCGCATCCGCGGCTTCCTCGGCAGGCCCGCGGTGCGCCGAGTCCTCGACCGCGTCACCGGCGTTGCCTTCATCGGCCTCGGCATCCGCCTCCTGCGCACTCCCGCCGCCGCGGCGTGA
- a CDS encoding HD domain-containing protein gives MSDERLLSERNPLPAAVPERLRAQLNFLIEVDQLKTVLRQSPLAAVERRENDAEHSWHLAMMVPVLAEYSDEPIDVGRTIQLVVVHDLIEIYAGDTPLYDAEAGLDQEAQERAAADRLFPLLPADQAEHFRALWDEFEQRRTPEARFAKAMDRLQPFLLNWMARGGTWQAPGVTVDDVRRRKSVIGDASSPLWEAAREMIDEGVRRGWMRPSS, from the coding sequence GTGAGCGATGAACGCCTGCTGAGCGAGCGCAATCCCCTCCCCGCCGCCGTTCCCGAACGGCTCCGGGCACAGCTGAACTTCCTCATCGAGGTGGACCAGCTCAAGACCGTGCTGCGGCAGTCGCCGCTGGCCGCGGTGGAGCGCAGGGAGAACGACGCCGAGCACTCCTGGCACCTGGCGATGATGGTGCCGGTGCTGGCCGAGTACTCCGACGAGCCGATCGACGTCGGGCGCACGATCCAGCTCGTCGTGGTGCACGACCTGATCGAGATCTACGCCGGCGACACCCCGCTGTACGACGCCGAGGCGGGCCTCGACCAGGAGGCGCAGGAACGGGCCGCGGCGGACCGGCTGTTCCCGCTGCTCCCTGCCGACCAGGCCGAGCACTTCCGCGCGTTGTGGGACGAGTTCGAGCAGCGCAGGACGCCGGAAGCGCGCTTCGCCAAGGCGATGGACCGCCTGCAGCCGTTCCTGCTCAACTGGATGGCGCGCGGCGGCACCTGGCAGGCACCCGGTGTGACCGTCGACGACGTCCGCAGGCGGAAGTCGGTTATCGGCGACGCGTCGTCGCCGCTTTGGGAAGCGGCGCGGGAGATGATCGACGAGGGCGTGCGTCGCGGCTGGATGCGGCCCTCATCCTGA
- a CDS encoding MFS transporter translates to MTQSIRSPIEKPRVHRAWWVITAAGLAIIAAGAFTTMSGLLVTPLHHEYGWSHGSISVAVSVNMVLYGLTAPFAAALMDRFGIRSVVAGALSLVALGAVLTTVMTAAWQLTLYWGLLVGLGTGSMAMAFAATVAGRWFVARRGLVTGILTAASVFGQFVFLPVLSWIADTYQWRASLVTVALTAVCVVPVVWLLLRDHPADVGVKAYGATEFESKPAPVPGAARRTVRVLLTSARTGPFWLLAGTFAICGASTNGIMWSHFVPAAHHHGMPVTIASSLLAMVGIFNVVGTVGSGWLTDRLDARWLLAGYFALRAVALMCLPLLFAATVRPSLVVFVVVFGVLDVATVPPTIALAHRFYGEDGAIVFGWVNASHQLGAGLMAFLGGVTRDLFGSYDLVWVAAGGLCVLAALLSPLIRGRSGDGNALETERRSAVGVD, encoded by the coding sequence ATGACACAGAGCATCCGGTCTCCCATCGAGAAACCCCGCGTTCACCGCGCGTGGTGGGTGATCACCGCCGCCGGGCTGGCGATCATCGCCGCGGGCGCCTTCACCACGATGTCGGGGCTGCTGGTCACTCCTCTGCACCACGAGTACGGCTGGTCGCACGGCTCCATCAGCGTCGCCGTGTCGGTCAACATGGTGCTCTACGGCCTGACCGCGCCGTTCGCGGCGGCGCTGATGGACCGCTTCGGCATCCGCTCGGTGGTCGCCGGGGCGCTCTCGCTGGTCGCGCTCGGCGCGGTGCTGACCACCGTCATGACCGCGGCGTGGCAGCTCACGCTGTACTGGGGCCTGCTCGTCGGGCTCGGCACCGGGTCGATGGCGATGGCCTTCGCCGCGACCGTCGCGGGCCGCTGGTTCGTGGCGCGCCGCGGCCTGGTCACCGGGATCCTGACGGCCGCGAGCGTGTTCGGGCAGTTCGTGTTCCTGCCCGTGCTGTCCTGGATCGCCGACACCTACCAGTGGCGGGCCTCGCTGGTGACGGTCGCGCTGACCGCCGTCTGCGTCGTGCCGGTGGTGTGGCTGCTGCTGCGCGACCACCCGGCCGACGTCGGCGTGAAGGCCTACGGCGCGACCGAGTTCGAGAGCAAGCCCGCGCCGGTGCCCGGTGCGGCGCGGCGGACCGTGCGGGTGCTGCTGACCTCGGCGCGGACCGGGCCGTTCTGGCTGCTGGCGGGCACGTTCGCGATCTGCGGCGCGTCGACCAACGGCATCATGTGGAGCCACTTCGTGCCCGCCGCGCACCACCACGGCATGCCGGTCACGATCGCGTCGTCGCTGCTGGCGATGGTCGGCATCTTCAACGTGGTGGGCACGGTCGGCTCGGGCTGGCTCACCGACCGCCTCGACGCGCGGTGGCTGCTGGCCGGCTACTTCGCACTGCGCGCCGTGGCGCTGATGTGCCTGCCGCTGCTGTTCGCCGCGACGGTACGGCCGTCGCTGGTGGTTTTCGTCGTCGTCTTCGGCGTGCTCGACGTGGCCACCGTGCCCCCGACGATCGCGCTGGCGCACCGCTTCTACGGCGAGGACGGCGCCATCGTCTTCGGCTGGGTCAACGCCTCGCACCAGCTCGGCGCCGGGCTCATGGCGTTCCTCGGCGGCGTGACCCGCGACCTGTTCGGCTCCTACGACCTGGTCTGGGTCGCCGCGGGCGGGCTCTGCGTGCTGGCGGCACTGCTCTCCCCGTTGATCCGCGGTCGCAGCGGAGACGGGAACGCGCTCGAGACCGAGCGCAGGTCGGCGGTCGGCGTCGACTGA
- a CDS encoding fluoride efflux transporter FluC, protein MTEQPAAFPEQARGRRAGVSWDVLGAVALGGSLGSLLRHGAGLVWPGPWSTLIVNVVGCFAIGVLMFVITEVASAHRLVRPFVGVGVLGGFTTFSTYVADAVHLVVEHRPGLALVYLGGTLVTALAAVVAGVLLARVCTGWRR, encoded by the coding sequence ATGACCGAGCAACCGGCGGCTTTCCCGGAGCAGGCGCGGGGGCGTCGGGCCGGGGTGAGCTGGGACGTGCTGGGCGCGGTCGCGCTCGGCGGCTCCCTCGGCTCGCTGCTGCGCCACGGCGCGGGTCTGGTGTGGCCGGGACCGTGGTCGACGCTGATCGTCAACGTGGTGGGCTGCTTCGCCATCGGCGTGCTCATGTTCGTCATCACCGAGGTGGCCAGTGCGCACCGGCTGGTGCGCCCCTTCGTCGGCGTCGGTGTGCTCGGCGGGTTCACGACGTTCTCGACCTACGTCGCCGATGCCGTGCACCTGGTCGTCGAACACCGGCCCGGTCTCGCGTTGGTCTACCTGGGCGGGACGCTGGTCACCGCGCTCGCGGCCGTCGTCGCCGGTGTCCTGCTCGCCCGCGTCTGCACCGGCTGGAGGAGGTGA
- a CDS encoding ectoine synthase: MIVRSFEEIEDTERHIKGAKGTWESKRIVLAREKVGFSLHETVVKAGTETSMWYANHIEAVLCVEGECELTNDETGEKHWITPGTMYLLDGHEKHTLRPKTDFRAVCVFNPPVTGREDHDENGVYPLLTEAS, from the coding sequence ATGATCGTGCGTTCGTTCGAGGAGATCGAGGACACCGAACGCCACATCAAGGGCGCCAAGGGAACCTGGGAGAGCAAGCGCATCGTGCTGGCGCGGGAGAAGGTCGGCTTCTCCCTGCACGAGACCGTCGTGAAGGCGGGCACCGAGACGTCCATGTGGTACGCCAACCACATCGAGGCGGTGCTGTGCGTGGAGGGCGAGTGCGAGCTCACCAACGACGAGACCGGTGAGAAGCACTGGATCACTCCCGGCACCATGTACCTGCTGGACGGCCACGAGAAGCACACACTGCGGCCCAAGACCGACTTCCGCGCGGTGTGCGTGTTCAACCCGCCGGTCACCGGCCGCGAGGACCACGACGAGAACGGCGTCTACCCGCTGCTGACCGAGGCGAGCTGA
- a CDS encoding class I adenylate-forming enzyme family protein — protein sequence MNTGPRLLHDLLDDAVRRAPGAKALTCRGHTLTYGELGSASIRMARRLHEEGVSRGERVVVKSEDGLATAALVYAASRLGAVFSVLHEQVRGEPLVHVLEDAEPTLVISDDPEARTTAAEHGVRGLDSGGLVEDALRTGEPLPDLPEDLVLAVDPICLIYTSGTTSLPKAVVSTHQQVVFSAAAIQQCLRYRDDDVVYCPLPLSFDYGLYQLFLATAAGAHLWLGTVAESGPPLLKHLEASGATVLPGVPSVSDRLAWLLRRSSSKPERLRLLTNTGAALSDTTTRRLRESLPGLRIQLMYGLTECKRAAIMPPDGDLERPGSSGKALPGTEITVIGDDGERLPPGELGQFVVRGPHVMAGYWRRPELDAERFHRGEGLFPELRTGDYGWQDDDGYVYFSGRRDDIYKERGFRVSATEVEAAARRVDGVRSAAVLPPEDRRPALLAVESGLDGEQVLERMREHIEAFKIPRRCVRLDELPTNANGKFDRKRIAVLAEA from the coding sequence ATGAACACCGGACCGCGACTGCTGCACGACCTGCTCGACGACGCCGTCCGGCGCGCCCCGGGCGCGAAGGCGCTGACCTGCCGCGGGCACACCCTCACCTACGGCGAGCTGGGCTCGGCGAGCATCCGCATGGCGCGCAGGCTGCACGAGGAGGGCGTCTCCCGCGGCGAACGCGTCGTGGTGAAGTCCGAGGACGGGCTCGCCACCGCGGCGCTGGTCTACGCGGCCTCCCGGCTCGGCGCGGTCTTCAGCGTGCTGCACGAGCAGGTACGCGGCGAACCGCTGGTGCACGTGCTCGAGGACGCCGAGCCGACGCTGGTGATCAGCGACGACCCCGAGGCTCGGACCACGGCCGCCGAGCACGGCGTCCGCGGCCTCGACAGCGGTGGGCTGGTCGAGGACGCGTTGCGCACCGGCGAGCCCTTGCCCGACTTGCCCGAGGACCTGGTGCTGGCCGTCGACCCGATCTGCCTGATCTACACCTCGGGCACCACGTCGCTGCCCAAGGCCGTGGTCAGCACCCACCAGCAGGTCGTGTTCTCGGCGGCGGCGATCCAGCAGTGCCTGCGGTACCGGGACGACGACGTCGTCTACTGCCCGTTGCCGCTTTCCTTCGACTACGGGCTCTACCAGCTGTTCCTGGCCACCGCCGCCGGCGCGCACCTGTGGCTGGGCACCGTGGCCGAGTCCGGGCCGCCGCTGCTCAAGCACCTGGAGGCCAGCGGTGCGACGGTGCTGCCGGGCGTGCCCTCGGTGTCGGACCGGCTGGCGTGGCTGCTGCGCCGGAGCAGCAGCAAGCCGGAGCGGCTGCGGCTGCTGACCAACACCGGCGCGGCGCTCAGCGACACCACCACGCGCCGGCTGCGGGAGAGCCTGCCCGGCCTGCGCATCCAGCTCATGTACGGGCTCACCGAATGCAAGCGCGCCGCGATCATGCCGCCCGACGGTGACCTGGAACGCCCCGGCTCGTCCGGCAAAGCGCTGCCGGGCACCGAGATCACGGTCATCGGCGACGACGGCGAGCGGCTGCCGCCGGGTGAGCTCGGGCAGTTCGTGGTGCGCGGGCCCCACGTCATGGCGGGGTACTGGCGGCGACCGGAGCTCGACGCCGAGCGCTTCCACCGCGGCGAAGGGCTGTTCCCGGAGCTGCGCACCGGCGACTACGGCTGGCAGGACGACGACGGCTACGTCTACTTCTCCGGCCGCCGCGACGACATCTACAAGGAGCGCGGATTCCGCGTCAGCGCCACCGAGGTCGAGGCCGCCGCACGCCGGGTCGACGGCGTCCGGTCGGCGGCGGTGCTCCCGCCCGAGGACAGGCGTCCCGCGCTGCTCGCGGTCGAGTCCGGCCTCGACGGCGAGCAGGTGCTGGAGCGGATGCGCGAGCACATCGAGGCGTTCAAGATCCCGCGCCGCTGCGTGCGGCTCGACGAGCTGCCGACCAACGCGAACGGCAAGTTCGACCGCAAGCGCATCGCGGTCCTGGCCGAGGCATGA
- a CDS encoding phosphopantetheine-binding protein, protein MERNDVRTALENALTDVLDRPVNGLDGDVRLFDDLHLDSTTMLEMLMELEDSIGLEVDAEDLDVDDFQTVDTFLDFVLSTRPVKAGAAG, encoded by the coding sequence ATGGAGCGAAACGACGTCCGCACCGCCCTGGAGAACGCGCTGACCGACGTGCTGGACCGGCCGGTGAACGGCCTGGACGGCGACGTGCGCCTGTTCGACGACCTGCACCTGGACTCCACCACGATGCTGGAGATGCTGATGGAGCTGGAGGACTCCATCGGCCTCGAGGTCGACGCCGAGGACCTCGACGTCGACGACTTCCAGACCGTCGACACGTTCCTGGACTTCGTGCTGTCCACGCGGCCGGTGAAGGCCGGCGCCGCCGGCTGA
- the crcB gene encoding fluoride efflux transporter CrcB — MTFVLVAVGGAVGACVRFLVDRWIQGRRDAVFPFGTLTVNVFGSFVLGVLTGAALAGVQAPAVQILVGTGFCGALTTYSTFGYETVRLFTEGARLLSALNVITTVLAGIGAGVLGVVVAAVVSGWPG; from the coding sequence GTGACGTTCGTGCTGGTCGCGGTGGGTGGAGCGGTGGGCGCGTGCGTGCGGTTCCTGGTCGACCGCTGGATCCAGGGCAGGCGCGACGCGGTCTTCCCGTTCGGGACGCTGACGGTGAACGTCTTCGGATCGTTCGTGCTCGGCGTGCTGACCGGCGCCGCGCTCGCGGGCGTGCAGGCACCGGCGGTGCAGATCCTGGTCGGGACGGGGTTCTGCGGGGCCCTGACCACCTACAGCACCTTCGGCTACGAGACCGTGCGGCTGTTCACCGAGGGCGCGCGGCTCCTGTCGGCGCTCAACGTGATCACGACAGTGCTCGCAGGCATCGGCGCGGGAGTGCTCGGCGTGGTGGTCGCCGCGGTGGTGTCCGGCTGGCCCGGCTGA
- a CDS encoding holo-ACP synthase: MSGATPGIGVDVLDRTELRRLTERDWFLRFAYAPEELASADELGAERRQEFLAGRFAAKEAVLKALGKGMLQGIAPREICVGKAPDGAPEVRLPGRRTPPVALSISHKQNVVTAVAISMPGRDDPAGARNRKEENGEMTTSQLERDTARATTGDEEAATTAFLRVRVGQEDAHYGGGLVDGARVLKLFGDLVTEITVRTDGDEGLLAGYSDVRFTEPVQPGDYLEATARMVRRTRLRRIVELQARKVIAARPEDGASAAEPLEEPLLVCSATATTVIPAGKAEKTGEGR; this comes from the coding sequence ATGAGCGGGGCGACACCCGGCATCGGCGTGGACGTGCTCGACCGCACCGAGCTCCGGCGGCTGACCGAGCGCGACTGGTTCCTGCGCTTCGCCTACGCGCCCGAGGAGCTGGCCAGCGCCGACGAGCTCGGCGCCGAACGCCGCCAGGAGTTCCTGGCCGGGCGCTTCGCCGCCAAGGAGGCCGTGCTCAAGGCACTGGGCAAGGGGATGCTGCAGGGCATCGCACCGCGCGAGATCTGCGTCGGGAAGGCGCCCGACGGCGCACCCGAGGTGCGGTTGCCCGGCCGTCGCACGCCACCGGTCGCACTGTCCATTTCGCACAAGCAGAACGTGGTCACGGCAGTGGCCATCAGCATGCCCGGCCGCGACGACCCGGCCGGCGCCCGGAACCGGAAGGAGGAGAACGGCGAGATGACGACCTCCCAGCTCGAACGCGACACCGCTCGGGCGACCACGGGTGACGAGGAAGCGGCGACCACCGCGTTCCTCCGCGTCCGCGTCGGACAGGAGGACGCCCACTACGGCGGCGGACTCGTGGACGGCGCCCGCGTGCTGAAGCTCTTCGGCGACCTCGTCACCGAGATCACCGTCCGCACCGACGGAGACGAAGGGCTGCTAGCGGGCTACTCGGACGTGCGGTTCACCGAACCCGTCCAGCCCGGCGACTACCTGGAGGCCACCGCGCGCATGGTGCGCAGGACGAGGCTGCGCCGGATCGTGGAGCTCCAGGCCCGCAAGGTCATCGCGGCGCGGCCCGAGGACGGTGCCAGCGCGGCCGAACCGCTCGAGGAGCCGCTGCTGGTGTGCAGCGCGACCGCGACGACCGTCATTCCCGCGGGCAAGGCCGAGAAGACCGGGGAGGGACGATGA
- the ectA gene encoding diaminobutyrate acetyltransferase gives MSADLREEVVFRTPEPKDGQAVWEMVSNDRQLDTNSPYYYTMWFRDFAHESLVATVRDEIVGFLTGYRRPDEPETYVVWQEAVRPRHGIPNLGVDIFEHAAAQQIADGAKYVEATVSANNKPIIWVLKKFAKAHAAEVETGVLFPSDYFPGEHHDEVLYRIGPIAS, from the coding sequence ATGAGCGCCGACCTTCGCGAAGAGGTTGTTTTCCGCACCCCCGAGCCGAAGGATGGCCAGGCGGTCTGGGAAATGGTCAGCAACGACCGCCAACTCGACACCAACAGCCCCTACTACTACACGATGTGGTTCCGCGACTTCGCCCACGAGTCGCTGGTCGCGACCGTGCGGGACGAGATCGTGGGCTTCCTGACCGGCTACCGGCGCCCGGACGAGCCCGAGACCTACGTGGTCTGGCAGGAGGCCGTCCGGCCGCGGCACGGCATTCCCAACCTCGGCGTCGACATCTTCGAGCACGCCGCCGCGCAGCAGATCGCCGATGGCGCGAAATACGTGGAGGCCACGGTTTCGGCCAACAACAAGCCGATCATCTGGGTCCTGAAGAAGTTCGCGAAGGCCCACGCCGCCGAGGTCGAAACCGGCGTGCTGTTCCCGAGCGACTACTTCCCCGGCGAACACCACGACGAGGTGCTCTACCGGATCGGTCCGATCGCGTCCTGA
- a CDS encoding VOC family protein, with protein MFRDAFPIISTPDLGRALRFYRDALGFRQDYRFPADGEPDFVTLVLHAFTLGLGRAPEATGGHNFALWLYTDDVDAAVARLRDAGAPVLAEPLDMPWGERVASVADPDGNTVHIGAEG; from the coding sequence ATGTTCAGGGACGCGTTCCCCATCATCTCCACGCCGGACCTCGGCCGCGCGCTCCGCTTCTACCGCGACGCACTGGGATTCCGGCAGGACTACCGCTTCCCCGCCGACGGTGAGCCGGATTTCGTGACCCTCGTCCTGCACGCCTTCACCCTGGGGCTCGGCCGGGCTCCGGAGGCCACCGGAGGGCACAACTTCGCGCTGTGGCTCTACACCGACGACGTCGACGCCGCGGTGGCCCGGCTCCGCGACGCCGGTGCGCCCGTGCTCGCCGAGCCGCTGGACATGCCGTGGGGCGAGCGCGTCGCTTCGGTCGCGGACCCCGACGGCAACACCGTCCACATCGGAGCGGAGGGCTAG